Proteins encoded together in one Pseudomonas sp. ADAK13 window:
- a CDS encoding LysR family transcriptional regulator: MLSAELKAFYMVARLGSITQAAKKLGLSQPTVTTQIRHLESQYSVELFYRGGRRLTVSDEGARLLPMVKALLQQEADIEFFLRNSGQVQGALRIAATAPYYILDLVKTFRERLPQVEVSVEIGNSQQVLEALDDYRVDVAASSQLLEDPRLIRRVLGMDPLVLAVHRNHPLAVLDHVPLTALAGHTLLMREPGSTTRRLTEEMLQGAGVSYGPLLEIGSRESIREAVLRNIGISIIARQEVPHDPQLRVLTIENAPQIPEYLYCLKERKGARLPAAFLGLAQEMSPI; encoded by the coding sequence GTGCTGAGTGCCGAGCTGAAGGCGTTTTACATGGTCGCCCGCCTGGGCAGCATTACCCAGGCGGCGAAAAAGCTCGGGCTGAGCCAGCCCACGGTGACCACCCAGATTCGTCACCTGGAAAGCCAGTACTCGGTGGAGTTGTTCTACCGCGGCGGGCGACGCTTGACGGTCAGCGACGAAGGCGCGCGGCTGTTGCCGATGGTCAAGGCGCTGTTGCAGCAGGAAGCGGATATCGAGTTTTTCCTGCGCAACAGTGGCCAGGTGCAGGGCGCGTTGAGGATTGCCGCGACGGCGCCGTATTACATCCTCGACCTGGTCAAAACCTTCCGCGAGCGGCTGCCACAGGTTGAGGTCTCGGTGGAAATCGGCAACTCCCAGCAAGTGCTGGAAGCGCTGGATGATTACCGCGTTGACGTTGCCGCCTCATCCCAGTTGCTTGAAGACCCGCGCCTGATTCGCCGGGTGTTGGGCATGGACCCGCTGGTGCTGGCGGTGCACCGCAACCATCCGCTGGCGGTGCTCGACCATGTACCGCTGACCGCGCTGGCCGGGCACACCCTGCTGATGCGCGAACCGGGCTCCACCACCCGCCGATTGACCGAAGAAATGTTGCAGGGCGCCGGCGTGAGTTACGGGCCGCTGCTGGAGATCGGCAGCCGGGAATCGATTCGTGAGGCGGTGCTGCGCAATATCGGCATCAGCATCATCGCCCGCCAGGAAGTGCCCCACGACCCGCAATTGCGGGTGCTGACCATCGAGAATGCCCCGCAGATTCCCGAGTACCTCTACTGCCTGAAAGAGCGAAAGGGCGCGCGGTTGCCAGCGGCTTTTCTGGGGTTGGCGCAGGAAATGTCCCCGATCTGA
- a CDS encoding putative 2-aminoethylphosphonate ABC transporter ATP-binding protein, whose translation MNTAMTNPGAPMKVRGVQKRFGAFTALDNVSLDVAAGELVCLLGPSGCGKTTLLRCIAGLERQDSGELYLGERDVSLLAPQARDYGILFQSYALFPNLTVEANIGYGLTGSGRDEVRKRVGQMLELVGLVGSEKKYPGQLSGGQQQRVALARALAPAPSLLLLDEPMSALDARVREHLCTELRQLQRRLGITTLMVTHNQDEAMLMADRIAVMNNGKVEQYATPQEIYDRPATPFVAEFVGQGNWLPFSRNSASHAQVGGMNMRLADNAGVAKSGRLFCRPEAISVNPPVHEENLFPAKVREITFLGNRCRMSFELDQLPGHPLLAELAPEAMPRLGAQDIWVALPPRSLQVFA comes from the coding sequence ATGAACACAGCCATGACCAACCCCGGCGCGCCAATGAAAGTGCGCGGTGTGCAGAAACGCTTCGGCGCCTTTACCGCGCTGGATAACGTGTCTTTGGACGTCGCCGCCGGCGAACTGGTGTGCCTGCTGGGCCCGTCGGGCTGCGGCAAGACCACCTTGCTGCGCTGCATTGCGGGCCTGGAACGCCAGGACAGCGGCGAGTTGTACCTCGGCGAACGCGACGTTTCCCTGCTGGCACCGCAGGCGCGGGACTACGGCATTCTGTTCCAGTCCTACGCGCTGTTTCCCAATCTCACTGTCGAAGCGAACATCGGCTACGGCCTCACCGGCAGTGGTCGCGATGAAGTGCGCAAGCGCGTCGGGCAGATGCTGGAACTGGTCGGCCTGGTGGGCAGCGAAAAGAAATACCCCGGCCAACTCTCCGGCGGCCAGCAACAACGTGTAGCCCTGGCCCGCGCCCTGGCACCGGCGCCGTCCTTGCTGCTGCTGGACGAACCCATGTCGGCCCTCGACGCCCGGGTGCGCGAGCATCTGTGCACCGAGCTGCGCCAACTGCAACGCCGCCTGGGTATTACCACGTTGATGGTCACCCACAACCAGGACGAGGCCATGTTGATGGCCGACCGCATCGCCGTGATGAACAACGGCAAGGTCGAGCAATACGCCACGCCCCAGGAAATCTACGACCGCCCGGCCACACCGTTTGTGGCCGAGTTCGTCGGCCAGGGCAACTGGCTGCCGTTCAGCCGCAACAGCGCCAGCCACGCTCAGGTCGGCGGGATGAATATGCGTCTGGCAGACAACGCAGGCGTTGCCAAATCGGGTCGTCTGTTCTGCCGCCCGGAAGCCATCAGCGTCAACCCGCCGGTGCATGAAGAAAACCTGTTCCCGGCCAAGGTCCGCGAGATCACCTTCCTCGGCAACCGCTGCCGCATGAGCTTCGAACTGGACCAACTGCCCGGCCATCCGCTGCTGGCCGAACTGGCGCCGGAAGCCATGCCGCGCCTCGGCGCCCAGGACATCTGGGTCGCGCTGCCCCCGCGCAGCCTGCAGGTGTTTGCCTGA